Part of the Peptostreptococcaceae bacterium genome is shown below.
GGACAATTTGACATAAGCTCAACAAATGAAAAACCCTTATTTTCAATCTGGAGTTCGAATGCTTTCTTTATGCCCGCCCTCGCCTTGATTATATTCTGTGGGGAATCCATTGAAAATCTAGCCACATAGCGCGGAGCCTGAAGCCCCGAAATAATCTCGCACATCTTCATTGGATACCCCTCGGTAAGTGGATTTCTCCCTTTCTGAGTTGTAGTGGAATACTGATTTTCCAGCGTTGTAGGAGCCATCTGTCCTCCAGTCATCCCATAGATGCTGTTGTTTACGAAAACAACCGATATGTTCTCGCCCCTATTTGCTGCATGCATTATTTCCGAAAGCCCTATTGCCGCAAGGTCTCCGTCACCTTGATAGCAAAATACAAATTTGTCAGGCGAACACCTTTTTATACCGGTCGCAACCGCAGGCGCCCTTCCATGGGCTGAACTTATCATATCAACGTTCCAATAAAAGAGCCCAAGCGTTCCACAACCAACAGGCAATACGCATATGGATTTTTCCCTTAGGCCCAACTCATCCAAAACCTCTGCCACTATCTTGTTGGCTACTCCATGCAGGCATCCTGGACAATAGGTGCTAACCTTGTTTCTTATTGATTCCGGCCTTCCGTAAATCTTATCCATTCAAGGCGCCCCCCTTTGCAAGTTTTCGAACCGCG
Proteins encoded:
- a CDS encoding 2-oxoglutarate oxidoreductase; the encoded protein is MDKIYGRPESIRNKVSTYCPGCLHGVANKIVAEVLDELGLREKSICVLPVGCGTLGLFYWNVDMISSAHGRAPAVATGIKRCSPDKFVFCYQGDGDLAAIGLSEIMHAANRGENISVVFVNNSIYGMTGGQMAPTTLENQYSTTTQKGRNPLTEGYPMKMCEIISGLQAPRYVARFSMDSPQNIIKARAGIKKAFELQIENKGFSFVELMSNCPTNWCVTPLESLEWMRENTLKVFPLGVYKEVE